The Brassica napus cultivar Da-Ae chromosome C7, Da-Ae, whole genome shotgun sequence genome has a segment encoding these proteins:
- the BNAC07G22540D gene encoding chloroplastic import inner membrane translocase subunit HP30-1, with amino-acid sequence MSYSPTEVRHKQKQQKKNGQGKKKKEQVMVSSSPKEMNPTLYKLIEIVFGAVLVGIAGMVIGGQAQYARMWTRDYSAFFAALCGIESAMSAIRGKDDITNHLVSGSGAGLALSFLRQGFKLRPAHALSSVAVFAVIQATIYKVKETIKSRNAQDALYTEARAMLSMLGLEEYEKNFKKGRLTDPTLPLLTDRELREVNIPPGARLLILDHIKRYPKMVNRK; translated from the exons ATGTCTTATAGCCCAACAGAAGTGAGACATAAGcaaaagcaacaaaaaaaaaacggacaaggaaaaaaaaaaaaagaacaggtGATGGTGAGTTCGTCGCCGAAGGAAATGAATCCGACACTGtacaaattaatagaaatcGTCTTCGGAGCTGTTCTCGTCGGTATAGCAGGAATGGTCATCGGCGGCCAAGCTCAG TACGCTCGTATGTGGACTCGGGACTATTCAGCATTTTTCGCTGCATTGTGTGGAATTGAATCAGCAATGAGTGCAATCAGAGGGAAAGATGATATCACGAATCA TTTGGTGTCAGGATCAGGTGCTGGGTTGGCATTGTCTTTTCTGAGACAAGGCTTTAAACTACGACCTGCACATGCACTCTCCAGCGTTGCTGTTTTCGCTGTTATTCAAGCAACAATTTATAAG GTGAAGGAAACAATCAAATCGCGCAATGCCCAAGACGCCCTTTACACAGAGGCAAGAGCTATGCTGTCGATGCTAGGCCTAGAGGAATACGAGAAGAACTTCAAGAAGGGACGTCTCACTGATCCCACCTTGCCATTGCTCACTGATAG GGAGCTTCGAGAAGTTAACATTCCACCAGGGGCAAGGCTTTTGATACTAGATCATATTAAGAG GTACCCTAAGATGGTAAACCGCAAGTGA
- the LOC106392803 gene encoding chloroplastic import inner membrane translocase subunit HP30-2-like — MNPTLSKLLIKPVLATAYGGIVGAFLGGTVGMVVMGLAGRNPQLLARSGASLFRSLQSPICHCLVLWSLVIPVLQASGRKLGSMYLLLKLLEFGQFWSQLHLAMAGAGTPNRLRLSAFLVSGSGAGLTFCFLSKGLKARPEQALFSAAGFAVMSATAYKMMQTTKPRNAQDAFYIETKAMLSKLGLEEYEKNFKKGHLTDFTLPLLTDSDLKDVNIPSGARRLILDHIKRFVHKLLYSHMDQMYELDPTMHSLLS; from the exons ATGAATCCGACTCTGTCCAAGCTGCTGATAAAACCCGTCTTAGCTACCGCATATGGCGGTATCGTCGGAGCTTTTTTGGGCGGTACCGTAGGAATGGTCGTGATGGGCCTGGCAGGGCGTAACCCTCAACTCCTAGCCCGTTCTGGTGCGTCGTTGTTTCGAAGTCTTCAGTCACCAATTTGTCACTGCCTTGTTCTGTGGAGTCTCGTGATTCCTGTTCTTCAAGCCTCCGGAAGGAAGCTGGGGTCGAT GTACCTCCTTCTTAAGCTTCTGGAGTTTGGTCAGTTTTGGAGTCAGCTTCACCTTGCGATGGCCGGGGCCGGGACGCCTAACCGCCTCCGCCTATCTGCGTT TTTGGTCTCAGGATCAGGTGCTGGGTTGACATTCTGTTTTTTGAGCAAAGGCTTGAAAGCCCGACCTGAACAGGCACTCTTCAGCGCTGCGGGTTTCGCTGTTATGTCAGCAACAGCGTATAAG ATGATGCAAACAACCAAACCGCGCAATGCCCAAGACGCCTTTTACATAGAGACAAAAGCTATGCTATCGAAGCTAGGCCTTGAGGAGTACGAGAAGAATTTCAAGAAGGGACATCTCACTGATTTCACCTTACCATTGCTCACTGACAG TGACCTAAAAGACGTGAACATTCCATCAGGGGCAAGGCGTCTGATACTTGATCATATCAAGAGGtttgttcacaagcttctctaCTCTCACATGGATCAAATGTATGAATTGGATCCAACCATGCATTCTCTGTTGTCCTGA